In the genome of Clostridiales bacterium, one region contains:
- a CDS encoding proline--tRNA ligase translates to MAEKNDRFVNQIADINTDYTKWYTDVCLKSELCDYGPVKGTMVFRPYGYAIWERIQAEADKRFKAQGVENAYFPMLIPQTFLMREAEHVEGFAPEVATVTHVGDTELGEKLVLRPTSETIIGNMYSKWISSYRDLPLKLNQWANVVRWEKTTRPFLRTSEFLWQEGHTVFASAEEANADALTMLGVYKELANDVLCLPVLVGQKSEKEKFAGAVATYGMEAMMKDGKSLQAGTTHYLGENFAKAFDIKFLDKDGTHKYAYQASWGISTRLIGAIIMAHGDERGLCLPPPVAPVQVVIIPIGAVKNHAVADKAEAIKADLVKAGVRVTVDNRDQSPGFKFNHWELRGVPVRMELGGRDIEAGVVTVCRRDTAEKFTMPLDGVVNGATELLETIRKNMLDKAAKFTQDHIVKVNNLDEMGAALDGGNFTDAYWCGDRECEEKIKQTYSATSRVMHADQSGVEKHKCVCCGKKAKKRIYFARAY, encoded by the coding sequence ATGGCAGAAAAGAACGACAGATTTGTCAATCAGATAGCCGACATCAATACCGACTACACTAAGTGGTATACCGACGTTTGCCTTAAATCGGAGCTGTGCGATTACGGTCCCGTTAAGGGCACTATGGTTTTTCGCCCGTACGGTTACGCGATCTGGGAGCGTATTCAAGCCGAAGCGGATAAACGGTTCAAGGCGCAGGGCGTCGAGAACGCGTATTTCCCCATGCTCATACCGCAAACATTCCTTATGCGCGAAGCCGAGCACGTGGAAGGGTTCGCGCCAGAGGTTGCGACTGTCACGCACGTAGGCGATACCGAGCTCGGCGAAAAGCTCGTGCTTCGTCCTACGTCTGAGACGATCATCGGCAATATGTATTCTAAGTGGATAAGCTCGTACCGCGATCTTCCGCTTAAACTCAATCAGTGGGCGAACGTTGTGCGGTGGGAGAAAACCACACGCCCGTTCCTCAGAACGAGCGAGTTTTTGTGGCAGGAAGGTCATACCGTGTTTGCTTCCGCCGAGGAAGCGAACGCCGACGCGCTCACTATGCTCGGCGTGTACAAGGAGCTTGCCAACGACGTTCTGTGCTTGCCCGTGCTTGTCGGGCAGAAGTCCGAAAAAGAGAAGTTTGCGGGTGCGGTCGCTACGTACGGTATGGAAGCGATGATGAAAGACGGCAAAAGCCTTCAAGCCGGCACTACGCACTACCTCGGCGAGAATTTCGCCAAGGCGTTCGATATTAAGTTCTTGGACAAGGACGGCACGCATAAGTACGCGTACCAGGCGAGCTGGGGCATTTCCACGCGGCTTATAGGCGCTATCATTATGGCGCACGGCGACGAGCGCGGACTGTGCCTGCCGCCGCCCGTTGCGCCCGTTCAGGTCGTTATTATTCCTATCGGCGCGGTAAAGAACCACGCAGTTGCCGATAAAGCAGAAGCGATTAAAGCCGATCTGGTTAAGGCTGGCGTGCGCGTTACGGTGGATAACCGCGACCAGTCGCCCGGGTTTAAGTTCAACCATTGGGAGCTTCGCGGCGTGCCCGTAAGAATGGAACTCGGCGGGCGAGATATAGAAGCAGGCGTCGTTACCGTTTGCCGCCGCGATACTGCTGAGAAGTTCACTATGCCTTTGGACGGCGTGGTTAATGGCGCGACCGAGCTTTTAGAGACCATAAGAAAGAATATGCTCGACAAGGCGGCTAAATTCACGCAAGATCATATCGTAAAGGTCAATAACCTCGACGAGATGGGCGCGGCGCTCGACGGCGGCAACTTTACCGACGCGTACTGGTGCGGCGATAGGGAATGCGAGGAGAAAATCAAACAGACCTATTCTGCGACAAGCCGCGTTATGCACGCCGATCAATCGGGTGTGGAAAAGCATAAATGCGTTTGCTGCGGGAAGAAAGCGAAAAAGCGCATTTACTTTGCGCGCGCGTATTGA
- a CDS encoding HAMP domain-containing histidine kinase — protein sequence MSERDEREEFGPVRGDAAVDGPVGESETLTVPVRADALPENKEAVRQTLAEIKSAQNAEKAPTKREVKDSILLLVKILFFPITLIVMGVRFLFKKFRVGITVKTTVVFTVVFGVMIIGYAAFILASLDSLVDGTVTADYMRRLVITSTVLVALFIVLGATLGGFSSQYMINPVRKITKRVKQISDENISSARLEPVDTQDELMELTNQINAMLDSLQEAFERQENFVSDASHELKTPLSVIAGYANLLRRWGKDDPKILDESVEAISREAENMKRIVEQLLWLAKLGKFTLNNTEFNLYETVDGIVDGYKMVNLRHALSLSGDPSITLNADKNLITEAVRTLVDNAIKYTPPEAGEIAISVNNVDEHIEIAVADNGIGIAKEDREHIFERFYRCDKVRSRAAGSSGLGLTICKQIVEMMGGKIRVDSELGEGSTFTIELY from the coding sequence ATGAGCGAGCGCGACGAACGCGAGGAATTCGGTCCCGTGCGCGGCGACGCGGCTGTGGACGGTCCTGTCGGCGAGAGCGAAACGCTGACCGTGCCCGTGCGTGCGGACGCGCTTCCCGAAAATAAAGAGGCGGTGCGCCAAACGCTCGCCGAAATCAAGAGCGCACAGAACGCCGAGAAAGCCCCGACCAAACGCGAGGTCAAGGACAGCATTCTTCTGCTCGTTAAAATCTTGTTTTTCCCGATAACGCTCATTGTAATGGGCGTTAGGTTTCTTTTTAAAAAGTTTCGAGTGGGCATCACCGTAAAGACCACGGTGGTGTTCACAGTCGTGTTCGGCGTTATGATAATCGGGTACGCCGCGTTTATCCTTGCGAGCCTTGATAGCCTTGTGGACGGCACGGTGACAGCCGATTATATGCGGCGGCTCGTAATTACCTCGACGGTGCTCGTTGCGCTGTTTATAGTGCTCGGCGCGACGCTAGGTGGTTTTTCGAGCCAGTACATGATCAATCCCGTGCGCAAGATAACAAAGCGCGTTAAACAGATTTCGGACGAGAATATAAGCTCGGCACGGTTAGAGCCCGTCGATACGCAGGACGAGTTGATGGAGCTTACAAACCAAATTAACGCCATGCTTGACAGCTTGCAGGAAGCGTTCGAGCGGCAGGAGAACTTCGTGTCTGACGCGTCGCACGAGCTCAAAACGCCGTTGTCCGTTATTGCGGGCTACGCCAATCTTTTGCGGCGTTGGGGCAAGGACGATCCCAAGATTTTGGACGAGAGTGTGGAAGCGATCTCGCGCGAAGCCGAGAATATGAAGCGTATCGTCGAACAGCTTTTGTGGCTCGCCAAGCTCGGCAAGTTTACGCTCAACAATACCGAGTTCAATCTTTACGAAACGGTAGACGGCATAGTGGACGGGTACAAAATGGTTAATCTCCGCCACGCGCTCAGCCTTTCGGGCGATCCGTCGATCACGCTCAACGCCGATAAGAACCTTATAACCGAAGCGGTGCGCACGCTCGTGGACAACGCCATAAAGTACACGCCGCCCGAAGCGGGCGAGATAGCCATATCCGTCAATAACGTTGACGAGCATATAGAGATAGCCGTCGCCGATAACGGCATTGGCATTGCCAAAGAGGACAGAGAGCATATATTCGAGCGGTTCTACCGCTGCGACAAGGTGCGTAGTCGCGCAGCGGGGTCGAGCGGGCTCGGGCTTACCATTTGCAAGCAGATCGTCGAGATGATGGGCGGCAAGATACGTGTGGACAGCGAGCTCGGCGAGGGCAGTACGTTCACTATCGAATTGTATTAG
- a CDS encoding response regulator transcription factor: MSDKKEILIVEDEAQISRFLQLELEHENYGCTISADGREALDLALARDFDLIVLDVMLPSLNGIEVLRRLRQQKQTPVIILTARDQVVDKVTGLDIGANDYMTKPFAIEELLARIRLHIKHSGAHASADIVCNKLSVNPEARVASYDGHTIDLTKKEFDLLLYLIQNRNIVVSREQLLDAVWGFDFYGSTNVVDVYVRYLRSKIDDVYGVTLIETVRGSGYVIR; encoded by the coding sequence ATGTCCGATAAAAAAGAAATCCTTATAGTCGAGGACGAGGCACAGATTTCACGGTTTTTGCAGCTCGAACTCGAACACGAGAACTACGGCTGCACTATCAGCGCGGACGGCAGGGAAGCGCTCGATCTCGCGCTCGCGCGTGACTTCGATCTTATTGTTCTCGACGTTATGCTGCCCTCGCTCAACGGCATAGAAGTTTTGCGCAGGCTGCGCCAGCAAAAGCAAACGCCCGTAATAATTCTTACGGCGCGCGATCAGGTCGTGGACAAGGTGACGGGGCTCGACATCGGCGCCAACGATTACATGACCAAGCCGTTCGCAATAGAGGAGCTACTTGCGCGTATCCGCCTGCACATAAAGCATTCCGGCGCGCACGCGAGCGCGGATATCGTTTGCAACAAACTGTCCGTCAATCCCGAAGCGCGCGTCGCGTCGTACGACGGACATACCATTGACCTTACCAAAAAAGAATTCGATCTCTTGCTGTATCTCATTCAGAACCGCAATATTGTAGTCAGCCGCGAGCAGCTGTTGGACGCGGTTTGGGGGTTTGATTTTTACGGCAGTACCAACGTCGTCGACGTGTACGTGCGGTACTTGCGGTCTAAGATAGACGACGTTTACGGCGTTACGCTCATCGAGACGGTGCGCGGCTCGGGATACGTTATAAGATGA
- the pyk gene encoding pyruvate kinase gives MRRTKIVCTLGPATDDYAVLKNMVRAGMNVARLNFSHGTHDEHRKRIDAVKRARKELGVPVAILLDTKGPEIRIKTFKDGKVDLKKGNSFTLTTREVEGDETCVSVSYAELPSYVKKGARILVNDGLIELSVQSISSTDIVTTVMNDGVLSNRKSINMPDTFIDMPYLSESDRADIVFGIENDVDYIAMSFVRTVDDVRIIKRLLTEHDADNVQLIAKIENRQGVDNMPAILAECDGVMVARGDMGVEIPFEELPGIQKDMISRCYRSGKKVITATQMLESMITNPRPTRAEISDVANAVYDGSSAIMLSGETAAGNYPVEAVRTMASIAECAESGINYKKRFNSLEADIKSITDAVSHSTCAAAFDLDAKAIIAVSQSGYTARKISRFRPSAPIIAPTTSVKAYNQLAMNWGVLPTLSKMQESSDDLFRHVINCALSTGMVQEGDLVVIAAGVPVGVSGNTNNMRIEYVKKH, from the coding sequence ATGCGCAGAACAAAGATCGTTTGCACACTCGGACCGGCTACCGACGATTACGCCGTTCTTAAAAACATGGTACGCGCGGGCATGAACGTGGCGCGGCTCAACTTTTCGCACGGCACGCACGACGAACACCGTAAGCGCATAGACGCGGTCAAGCGCGCGCGTAAAGAGCTCGGCGTGCCCGTGGCTATTCTTCTCGATACCAAGGGTCCCGAGATCCGTATCAAAACGTTCAAGGACGGCAAGGTCGATCTTAAAAAGGGGAACAGCTTTACGCTCACCACGCGCGAGGTAGAAGGCGACGAGACATGCGTTTCCGTTTCGTACGCCGAGCTTCCCAGCTATGTTAAAAAGGGTGCGCGCATACTCGTGAACGACGGGCTTATCGAGCTCAGCGTTCAGTCGATCAGCTCGACCGATATAGTGACTACCGTCATGAACGACGGTGTGCTGTCCAACCGTAAGAGCATTAATATGCCCGACACCTTTATCGATATGCCGTACCTCAGCGAGAGCGACCGTGCGGATATAGTGTTCGGCATAGAGAACGACGTGGACTATATCGCTATGTCGTTTGTGCGGACTGTTGACGACGTGCGCATTATTAAGCGTTTGCTTACCGAGCACGACGCCGATAACGTTCAGCTTATTGCTAAAATCGAGAACCGTCAGGGCGTTGACAATATGCCCGCGATCCTTGCCGAGTGCGACGGCGTTATGGTCGCGCGCGGCGATATGGGCGTTGAGATCCCGTTCGAGGAGCTGCCCGGCATACAAAAGGATATGATTTCCAGATGCTACCGTAGCGGCAAAAAGGTTATCACCGCTACGCAGATGTTGGAGTCCATGATTACTAATCCGCGCCCCACGCGTGCCGAGATATCGGACGTAGCCAACGCCGTTTACGACGGTTCGTCGGCTATCATGCTTTCGGGCGAGACCGCCGCGGGCAATTATCCCGTCGAAGCGGTGCGCACCATGGCGAGCATTGCCGAGTGCGCCGAGAGCGGTATAAACTACAAGAAACGGTTCAATTCGCTCGAAGCGGATATTAAGTCGATAACCGACGCGGTGTCGCACTCGACCTGCGCGGCGGCGTTCGACCTCGACGCGAAAGCGATAATCGCAGTGTCGCAGTCGGGCTATACCGCGCGCAAGATTTCGCGGTTCCGTCCGTCCGCGCCTATTATCGCGCCCACGACCTCGGTCAAGGCGTATAACCAGCTCGCCATGAACTGGGGCGTTCTGCCTACGCTCAGCAAGATGCAGGAGTCGAGCGACGATTTGTTCCGTCACGTTATCAACTGTGCGCTGTCGACCGGTATGGTTCAAGAGGGCGATCTCGTTGTTATCGCCGCGGGCGTGCCCGTGGGCGTTTCGGGTAACACCAATAATATGCGGATAGAATACGTTAAAAAGCACTAG